The Vitis riparia cultivar Riparia Gloire de Montpellier isolate 1030 chromosome 3, EGFV_Vit.rip_1.0, whole genome shotgun sequence genome includes a region encoding these proteins:
- the LOC117910964 gene encoding predicted GPI-anchored protein 58: protein MARTRGAKSSSPSTRKRAPREVPVQASTSEPSRPEAASPPAKAAPQKRPAKPAIQQPPRDVISPEPSPVPSPAPPAKPQASQPPLSEPQIPSRTAPEAIIRRPMLTQPPIEGNLDCRARPFHSELCFDTATFQLRPKLAAYRMEQPELPQPAQIPAARRASPRHIPEGIPIASPTIARAPPVTPASSQPSTLAEPRMAIPISEYRDLCHALQALTAQHTAILRQLQHHLGLPSAAEHLTPTTAVPHSQATEPQAPPDPATEEAEPSA from the exons ATGGCGCGAACCAGAGGAGCCAaatcttcctctccttccaccCGCAAGCGAGCGCCGCGCGAAGTGCCTGTTCAAGCCTCTACCTCTGAGCCTTCGCGACCAGAAGCTGCTTCGCCTCCGGCGAAGGCGGCACCACAAAAACGTCCGGCCAAGCCAGCAATACAGCAACCTCCGCGAGACGTTATCTCACCAG AGCCTtctccggtgccatctccggcaccgccGGCGAAACCTCAAGCAAGCCAGCCGCCACTCTCTGAGCCCCAAATTCCATCTAGGACAGCTCCTGAAGCGATAATCAGGCGTCCGATGCTCACTcaaccaccaattgaaggcaatttggactgcCGAGCTCGACCATTTCACTCTGAGCTGTGCTTTGACACAGCCACCTTCCAATTGCGGCCGAAGCTTGCAG CGTATAGaatggagcagccagagcttccacagccagctcagaTACCAGCTGCCAGGAGAGCATCTCCACGTcatatacctgagggtatacccaTTGCTTCTCCTACCATAGCCAGAGCTCCTCCAGTTACTCCAGCCTCATCACAGCCCTCTACTTTAGCTGAGCCAAGGATGGCCATTCCCATTTCTGAGTATAGAGATTTATGCCATGCACTGCAGGCCTTGACC gctcagcacactgccatcttgAGGCAGCTCCAGCATCATCTCGGTCTCCCATCAGCTGCTGAGCATCTCACTCCCACCACTGCAGTGCCACACTCACAGGCCacagagcctcaggcccctccTGACCCAGCTActgaagaggcagagccatctgcctAA